A window of Castanea sativa cultivar Marrone di Chiusa Pesio chromosome 8, ASM4071231v1 genomic DNA:
TGCTTTGCTTTTGTGTTATAATACTTGTAACTTTGagatctctgtttttttttctctctctccatttttgtCTGTATGGTTACTAAGGAAATggtgaaaaaggaaaaaagattcGATGGGTCAGATTTGGTAATGGGTGGAGCTTGGTAATTAGTTTTCTCTATTCTctgttttttctctattttgggTCAAATTTGGTGGGTTTGTGGGTGTTGCAGTGGTGGTAAGGATTTtcagtggtggtggctggttGGTTGGTTCAGTTGTTGGTGATGgcagctttttatattttttttttgggtaattttggTGGTAGCGGTGTTTGTGGCTGATTTTTGGTGGAAGGTGTTTTGTGGGTTTGCTGGAGAGAGGGACAAAAAGGTGGAGAGGTAAGAGAGattgaagagaagagagagaaactgaattttttatattatttactggataatttatattattttaatgatttgtatgtaaaaatagaaattgataTGTTGAGTGGGTTGTTaaatgagatggtaaaatagataaagtaggtttttaggaTATAAAATAGAGACTGGTATGTATCCCTGGATGCTAGTGCTCTTAACCAAATATGTAGCTATACATAACCATCATGATTCAATAGCTTTTGATTTGCTTGTAGGAAGTTTGTTTGTGGACTGACTGAATTGAAGAATGGGAGTCCATAAGCATTGAGTTGGATGATGACTTTAGTTTATGCAAAGGAAACTCCTTCTTTTATCTTTactaacaactttttttttttttaatcttatcttatcatgtgtttttatgtttttggagaagagagacataaaagtagagcaaaattacatattacatatttatccctatttttaacaaatgaagGTTATAGAATTTTAACTGAGCTAACCTCAGGTATgtaaagtatcaaatttcaaatcacagataaacaacttaaatttcggtcaaGCCACAAGTGGATAAGTTGTAATTACCCCCCCTAAAATATCATATTTCTAGCTTTGCTCCTAACTCAAATACATTTATAGTTAGGAGTGGGGCAATTTAAACCTTAAATACCTTTCCGTAGGaaacattataaaataaaataaaataaataaagcaaccAGCTAACTTACAAGGATAAATATGGTAGCCAAACATACCAAAAGTTGGGTTCTTGTATGGAAATTTAAGGGAACACCCGAAAGAAAAAGTAGTTCCAAATGTGTGCTGGATTTCTAAATTAAGGACACAACATATGAGGGCATTTGGGCCGCAGCCCCTCCCTCCTTAGAAAAATTACAAGGCCGAAAGGCGTCCAAAACGAaaggccaaaaaataaaaaattacaataccAAAATACCTGATCTAAAtagctccacaaaaaaaaattaatataaaaattacacCCTTAAAATTAATACAATATTAGTCGCTAACTCGTGCCATGCACGGGAAAGCTATTGTTTATAAAGATGTAAgctattctttttctcttcctctttgctTTTACATTAGGATTCTAGTTTTATAGCTTCCTATCCTTGATATGAAACATTAATTTAcataatgaaaaatagaaattaaacataagtttaaaataaaatgaagaattaaaTCTTTAACATCCTTAATTATCCATAAAATGTATGaaatacaaatttaaagaactacttaatcaatatttaaaataaattgaaagacaaCTTTAAGGTGTTTTTTgtatcttcttcctttgttgCTTTGTAGTAGTCATTGAATATGtccttttgttttccttgagtaCAAATGTTAGTGTGAGTTGCACATTTGAAGTATCACTAATGTAAGCCTAGCAATAGAACAGGCTAAGGAATGTATTACAACATATACAAGTTAAATatcatatttgtaattttgctaATTAAAGAATACGTATTTCTatcattttatcaaaataaattgttttgtCAATTTCTTCAAAAGATTCAATAACTTTCTTAACGTTATAGAATTCTCATCCATACTTGAGATTATagtaatttatttgtatttggaaaACAAATTCTTTTCCATTTAGATTTTCTATTTGCACAAGAAGGACGACTTCTTCAGGCACTTAACAaaagtaatatttttcaaattgtaccCTCAAGTAAAGTTTAGTAAATATTAAACACTAATTTTATCTTCCATATTTTCACCTCTAAACATTTGTTCAAAAGGTCTTTCATTGATATGTTGAGTAATTTTTCTACTtctgaataaaataaaatatggtcATTCCTGAGCTATCTTCAACCTTTAATTGAATTCTATACCTAATAAGAGAACTGACATATATAATGTTAATATCATATTAGTTAttgtatattttaatataaaaagtaaacattttcattttttgtaccTTGGGATTGGGAAGCATGCCTTTTTGTTGCAATTATCGCACCATAAAAATTCATCTCTTGATTTTACCTTTTTACAACATACTTCACAACAGATAAAATACTAACCAAAATTATCTATCTCAATGTTTATAATCTTTCCCAAACaggtaaagatagttttctagaaattgaatttaatatcaaccaattcataattttatagttaaattttataaaagtagGTCTATAGTGCATAAAAGCAATGTTAAGGACACCATGTTATGAttcaaggttttcttttttcataccTCATTACCAGAGTCCcacataatttttgttatttcacTTATGGTTCTTCTGTTGatgttcatttcttcttgaattgTCACTTGTGGTATGAATTGCTTTAGCATTTGTATTGTGGAGATATTAGACATAGTATTGTAAAGACTGTAGTACATTAAAAATGTGAATCTAAAATAAAGCACTTACTGATCTTTGAAATTAGCAGTCTTAGAAATTTCCAAATCAATATAAACTCTTGTTCCACTTGTTGACAATAAGTTATACTCCTCTGCAATGCAcgatattcattaaaaaaaaattcaattatctaCATATAAACTTTTATCTGTGGTACAATAATTAATACATTAATGTATATATGACTTTTGTACAGTTCAACATTCAACTTGAAATGCAGTGGCCCTTTCTTTCTTCCAATGTAAACGCACTGCATATTAGGGCTGGTAAAGCCAATTAAATTGACCTTATTAAACACTTTCGTACCATCACAAAAAGGTCATTCATGCTTAAAATGTAATGGTCGAcgttgaaattgaaaagatgAGCTGGAGAATTGAGATTGTTAATTTCAGGCCCATCAGTGGATCCTCCTATCACATGTAATTGTTGGACACTTCTTAAGCAAGAAGGGTATAGACAATGCACTGAACACATGATATTACAGCTTCAATATTTATagattcaatttatttacagaGGATCCATTGtctcttgaagacttgaagtgctAGCTAGAAGTTAGGTTAGCTACCTCTCATTTATTCTAAGATTTTCGTAGGTCATTTATGGCATGCAACTGCAGCAGGATTTGAAACCCATTGAATTTAGATCAAATATTCATACTTATAACAATAGAATAATAACTATCTCACATAGTCTAAACAACGGCTATCAATGTCACATTTTCAATGTTAGCCATCAATATCACAAAGTTTGTTCTAGATATTTAGTCAGATTTCCTAGCAAATAGAAATGAAAGACAATATGTTTAAAATAGGGCATTCCCATCACAATTAGAAACCTAATATAAACTTAAAAACTCAAGTAATCAACACCCAATCATGcataaattacaataagaatTCAGACATTGGTAGCCATACATGAACCTAGATAAGAATTCACAAAATTAAATCCAATAACCTGATTATTGGAAGCACCTGTCCAAAGCTACTTGCCATAGTTATAATGATATCGCGAATGTGCAAAGACTAAATTACCAGAGCCAGTCAAGTATATTATATGTAAAGTGGTACTTGTATTCTGATATTTTCATACCCTAACACTATCAACTACTGATATTTTATATGGCAAATACTTCTAATATAAAATAGCCTTCAAAAACCAAATAGAGCCACAATATTGCATATACAGTTTAGATTAAAGTTAATAAACCAATAATGATATAGAAAAGACTCCCGCAGATACACACAGTCTACTCCAACCCTGccccaaacaaaaaatctatagggcattcaataatcaaatagaaaataacaaaCTGAATCTGAGTTTTTAGTCAGTTATACAACTTCTTAATTGAATGCTTACATAATAATTCAGCCTAAATACTTTGTATTTCAAACAATATCTTATACAGATTAAGAAACTCCAACCAAGgctactaataataaaaaaataaataaagaaaagtatGAATCTGCAACCAAATAgaaaaaggaattaaaatacaaaataagaaaatgtgagaacCTAAGAGGAGGAGGATATAGTATATGTATACTCATCGATTGTCACACCATCTCAACCATCATGGAGCAGCATTGAAGTTTTATAGGTCAAACCACATATTGAGTAACCCCTTCctaaatttgatatatatttgaACCACAAGCAAAGCCAAACTACAGCAAAATATCCTCATACTCAATtgctttaaatttaaaattcacggctaataataaaaatttccaatcaaattcaaaattataaaactacaaaatacaatcaaatctAGAATACAAACCAAATTTAGAATTATAaagcaagaaataaaaatttcatcaaCACATTTTTAATTCCCTATTTCTCTATAATGAAGAGGCAGAAGGCTAGCATTTTAAGTAGCCAAATAATTATTCAACCAAACAGAAAATTAAGCTAAGGTAAATCGGATATGCTAAATAAACCTAAATAGCAAATAAAGCAATACTTGAAGATAAAGTAAAACCTGTAGGATTTTTGTCAGATTTTGAGGGTTGAGAGGCTCTTCAATACTATCTCCACTACAAAACCCATtcatatccacaatattttcttacaaaaattgTAGAATTTGATTTTCTATTAGTGTTTTCCtaacttcaacaaaaaagaatagagaGGACAAAATGGTTAGGAATTGAAATCCCTAATTGATAGAAAACCTAATTGAAAACAGTAGGAAAAGAGATTAGTCATAGATTAATTGAGAAATACCAAGAGAGAATGATCTGATATGGCGGCTAGTCGGAGATTGAAAACGTTGGCACCCATGGTCGAGCTTGGGTCTGCATTTGAGAGAGGGACACCCATGGTCGTGCTTGGGTCAGCGTTTGGGAGAGGATAGATAACAATCTTTTGCTTGGTTTGTTGTTTCTTCGTTGATTCTTTAGTCTACTGGCAAAAACTATTGAATTGAAAATAGGTTTGTTTCATGAGTTTTATTGGGTTTGCTTttggggaagagagagaggatttttaattattttattaatttttaaattcaagtcTCATATTGTGTCTTGATCAACTTGAAGTTTGATAACTACAGCTCACTATTAGATAATTAATGGTTGCTTGGATTAAAAAGCATAAGCATTCAAAGATAAGAGAGAGTCCTAACAgaagtctctctctttttcttttctttttttcttaatcttaatcctaaaggtttttttttttcttcacctaaattatttttaggtaagtcttttttttttaattaaatcaaattaaaaaaatataaataaaaaatgctgatgtggaaaattgtagAGAAGGCAGaggcttcggttatatatatactttatttGGTCATGTGATTGAGGAAACTAGGAGTATTGGGGAGTCTCTTCAGCACTGCTGGTTCCAGTATGTTCGAAGGGATGGTAATAAGTTGGCCTAGAAGAGTAGTTTTATCTGCAGACATTGATGTATGGGAGAAGAACTACCTAATGATTTTGGTGATGTATTCTAATCAgatttgtcttaattttttaataatatttcgCTTACTTttttctcgaaaaaaaaaattccaataagGCAATTTTAATTGGTGCTCACGGCAAACCAACGAAGCTCAATACTGTCACCGACAGTATTGTAGACACCCTATTTGTCACAGATATAAATGGTTCATACAGGCTTAATTAAGATAAGAACTAAGAAGTACTAGTACATTGCAACAATATTTTGTGGCTATACAATTTACCGCGTCATGGCCCCTTGCACTGCTGGAGGCTTTTTAGCTTCTCGTTTCTGCCTTTCTATGTTCCCATGCCACCCTAGTCCATAAAATGCAAAAGCTAAGTCACACACAATATTACACAAACCTAATAAATAACcacaggagagagagagagagagagagagagagagagagagagagagtgagagtgtacCTATGGACATGTCAAAGCCATGTTTCTTGAGCTCTCTATACTCTTGACACAAAGCACATTCCTCGCAACAACAATGGATACAGCAATCTGTGCATGGGCTCTCCTCCAAGAAATACTGTCCTCTCAATTTGGATCGGTAAAAGCATGAGTACAAACACGACCAACCAGTCACGAACAATATTAATGTGTAAAGTGCTCCGCTCACTCCACATGCTGCAAACCCATGCACGAAtcattaatatgttttttaataataaactcCATTTACTAACAATGTATGAGTGAAAGCAAtccatcattttctttttcgaACTTACAAGTCGATCCTCTATCAACAATTTCTGCAATTCGCCCAAATGTAATACATGGACACCAGCAAGTTAAGCAACCTGAAACAAAACTTGGGATTAGCTATAAATCAATAAGTAATGCACATTTAAATCTCGTGGCCAATACTTTGAATATTTGCCACATCATCCGTGCGTACTTTGTAAAATATGAACCATATTGATTTCATGTAAAATTCTGGTATTTCTTTCAAagaagtgtaataaatttagatt
This region includes:
- the LOC142605525 gene encoding protein PLANT CADMIUM RESISTANCE 2-like — translated: MDYPSIMNKPEKGSSVSVPSAPPQPPNPSSEIDHSYHWTATGVPVHMTNQPNPPPRPAANPDLKSHPESPVPWSTGLFNCCDDVNSCCLTCWCPCITFGRIAEIVDRGSTSCGVSGALYTLILFVTGWSCLYSCFYRSKLRGQYFLEESPCTDCCIHCCCEECALCQEYRELKKHGFDMSIGWHGNIERQKREAKKPPAVQGAMTR